In the genome of Triticum urartu cultivar G1812 chromosome 5, Tu2.1, whole genome shotgun sequence, one region contains:
- the LOC125555800 gene encoding transcription repressor OFP8-like encodes MSSTRARRSGGRQFAVGGRWRHVAVVDTGCGCRPRRPRLPLMSLPSFLRPSVTRSGSSSRSSSLFPSSASTASSASAATYSSYSSSSNHANHPASAHVYKHRQEPAVPYGVTANASAPAPAPVARNKAGSRAKKRREKMAVPAEEEEEEGVGVAVEKESSDPRADFRDSMVQMVVEMGLCDWDSLRCMLRRLLALNAPRHHAAILAAFAEVCAQLASEPPPPPPPAYQYDYYY; translated from the coding sequence ATGTCGTCGACGAGAgcgcggcggagcggcggccggCAGTTCGCGGTGGGCGGCCGGTGGCGGCACGTGGCCGTGGTGGACACGGGGTGCGGGTGCCGCCCGCGCCGGCCGAGGCTGCCGCTCATGAGCCTGCCCTCCTTCCTCAGGCCGTCGGTCACCAGGAGCGGCAGCAGCTCCCGCTCGTCGTCCTTGTTCCCCTCCTCCGCCTCCACCGCGTCTTCTGCCTCCGCCGCCACCTACTCCTCCTACTCCTCCTCCAGTAACCATGCCAACCACCCCGCCTCCGCCCACGTTTACAAGCACCGCCAGGAGCCTGCAGTGCCCTACGGGGTCACGGCCAATgcgtcggcgccggcgccggcgccggttGCGAGGAACAAGGCGGGCAGCAGGGCGAAGAAGAGGCGCGAGAAGATGGCAGTGCCGgccgaggaagaggaggaggagggcgtcGGGGTGGCGGTAGAGAAGGAGTCGTCGGACCCCCGGGCCGACTTCCGTGACAGCATGGTGCAGATGGTGGTGGAGATGGGGCTCTGCGACTGGGACAGCCTCCGCTGCATGCTTCGCCGCCTGCTCGCCCTCAACGCGCCGCGCCACCACGCCGCCATCCTCGCAGCCTTCGCCGAGGTCTGCGCCCAGCTCGCCTCGGAgcctcccccgccgccgcctccggcgTATCAGTACGACTACTACTACTGA